In Acidobacteriota bacterium, the following proteins share a genomic window:
- a CDS encoding 3'(2'),5'-bisphosphate nucleotidase, whose product MENLPFRTRAAAARHAVAALRRAARICRSVGADLERTGARAKDDRSPVTLADYASQAVICATLAEVFPADAVVAEESSRALREASASSLTGRLVDLVAGEMGAGTGLDRVLAWIDHGDGRAVSPGRFWTLDPIDGTKGFLRGGHYAIALGLIEDGRVVFGALACPRLDGATGEGVLLLASRGEGAFELPLFDEGPPRPVSVSSCRVPAEARLCESVERAHSHHDHAARVARAMGLGGPSVRLDSQAKYAAVARGDAEIYLRLPTRADYRERIWDHAAGMLVVEEAGGRVSDVAGRPLDFGRGRTLDGNRGVVATCGAFHDALIETLVRVLDA is encoded by the coding sequence ATGGAGAACCTCCCCTTCCGTACCCGCGCCGCCGCGGCCCGACATGCGGTCGCCGCCCTTCGCCGTGCCGCGAGGATCTGCCGCTCGGTCGGGGCGGACCTGGAGCGAACCGGCGCCCGAGCCAAGGACGATCGCTCTCCGGTCACCTTGGCGGACTACGCCTCCCAGGCGGTGATCTGCGCCACCCTGGCGGAGGTCTTTCCGGCCGATGCGGTGGTGGCCGAGGAATCGTCCCGGGCCCTGCGCGAGGCCTCCGCTTCGTCCCTGACCGGGCGCCTGGTGGACCTGGTCGCCGGGGAGATGGGTGCCGGCACCGGCCTCGACCGCGTGTTGGCCTGGATCGACCACGGTGACGGCCGAGCGGTATCTCCCGGACGTTTCTGGACCCTCGACCCGATCGACGGCACCAAGGGTTTCCTGAGGGGTGGGCATTACGCCATCGCCCTGGGGTTGATCGAGGACGGCCGGGTGGTCTTCGGGGCGCTGGCCTGTCCCCGGCTCGACGGCGCCACGGGCGAGGGCGTGCTGCTGCTGGCCTCCCGCGGAGAGGGAGCCTTCGAGCTGCCGCTCTTCGACGAGGGGCCGCCACGGCCGGTGTCGGTCAGCTCCTGCAGGGTTCCCGCCGAAGCGCGGCTTTGCGAGAGCGTCGAACGGGCCCACTCCCACCACGATCACGCCGCCCGGGTGGCCCGAGCGATGGGCCTCGGCGGCCCGAGCGTGCGCCTCGACAGCCAGGCCAAGTACGCGGCGGTCGCGCGGGGAGATGCGGAGATCTACCTGCGCCTGCCCACCCGTGCGGACTACCGGGAGCGCATCTGGGATCACGCGGCGGGCATGCTGGTGGTCGAGGAGGCGGGAGGCCGGGTCAGTGACGTGGCGGGCCGGCCCCTGGATTTCGGCCGGGGCCGCACCCTGGACGGCAACCGGGGTGTGGTGGCCACCTGCGGCGCCTTCCACGACGCCCTGATCGAGACCCTGGTCCGGGTGCTCGACGCCTGA
- a CDS encoding SLC13 family permease: MGFAAWITIAAIVLVIAALLSNRVSPDLAMMGGLIFLLVTGVAPPREAISGFAERAVIMIAAIYIVASGLTETGATELLVRRLLGQPKSDLAAQVRLMVPVAVISAFLNTTAVVAMYIPLVSGWARRLRMAPSRLFIPLSFSAILGGTCTLIGTSSNITLAGLYQGWLETHPAVAARFSLEAPAFWYVAVVGVPSTVAGIAYLLLASRKLIPERTPIEESVGRGREYRVEVLVLESSPVVGHTIAGAGLRHLPGLFLAQIQRAREWLPAVSPEEKILAGDVLIFIGAVESVRDLRRIRGLVPATTALPIQKQGRQGTLAEAVVSPLSPLIGQTVRESRFRTLYNAVILGVHRAGRWVPGKIGDIRLHPGDTLLLETHAGFADAYRHRSDFYMVSEVPESREPRHDRAWLALGILGLLVGLLAFSSLDRMVAALGCAALMVLSRCVPWTIARKNIQWQVLIVIAAAIGIGRTMEHTGVAAAAAAAIIDLFSGLGPHGLLVAVYLATSLLAQLVSNNGAAVLMFPVAMSVAASADVSPLPFVICLMSAAACSFITPIAYQTNLMVYGPGGYRFTDYTRVGLPLTLIVCAIATAIAPRVFPF, encoded by the coding sequence GTGGGTTTTGCAGCGTGGATCACCATCGCAGCGATCGTCCTGGTCATCGCCGCCCTGCTGAGCAACCGGGTCTCCCCCGACCTGGCGATGATGGGGGGCCTGATCTTCCTGCTGGTCACCGGCGTGGCTCCGCCCCGGGAGGCGATCTCGGGCTTCGCCGAGCGGGCGGTGATCATGATCGCCGCGATCTACATCGTCGCCTCGGGGCTGACCGAGACCGGCGCCACGGAACTGCTCGTCCGTCGCCTGCTGGGCCAGCCCAAAAGCGACCTGGCCGCCCAGGTGCGGCTGATGGTGCCGGTGGCCGTCATCTCCGCCTTTCTCAACACCACGGCGGTGGTGGCCATGTACATCCCCCTGGTCAGCGGTTGGGCACGGCGGCTGCGGATGGCGCCCAGCCGCCTGTTCATTCCATTGAGCTTCTCGGCGATCCTCGGCGGTACCTGCACCCTGATCGGCACCAGTTCCAACATCACTCTGGCGGGACTCTACCAGGGCTGGCTGGAGACTCACCCGGCGGTCGCCGCCCGTTTCTCCCTCGAAGCGCCCGCTTTCTGGTACGTCGCGGTGGTGGGGGTGCCCTCCACGGTGGCCGGCATCGCCTACCTGCTGCTGGCCTCCCGGAAGCTGATCCCCGAACGCACCCCCATCGAGGAGAGCGTCGGCCGTGGGAGGGAGTACCGGGTGGAAGTCCTGGTGCTGGAGTCGAGCCCGGTGGTGGGGCACACCATCGCCGGCGCGGGGCTGCGGCACCTGCCGGGCCTGTTTCTGGCCCAGATCCAGCGCGCCCGGGAATGGCTCCCCGCCGTCAGCCCGGAAGAGAAGATCCTGGCGGGGGACGTGCTGATCTTCATCGGCGCGGTGGAATCGGTGCGGGACCTGCGGCGGATCCGCGGCCTGGTGCCCGCCACCACCGCCCTGCCGATCCAGAAGCAGGGCCGCCAGGGCACCCTGGCCGAGGCGGTGGTCTCTCCCCTTTCCCCCCTGATCGGACAAACCGTACGGGAGTCCCGCTTTCGCACCCTCTACAACGCCGTGATCCTCGGCGTACACCGGGCGGGACGCTGGGTGCCGGGCAAGATCGGCGACATCCGCCTGCATCCGGGGGACACGCTCTTGCTCGAAACCCACGCGGGCTTCGCCGACGCCTACCGCCATCGTTCGGATTTCTACATGGTCTCGGAGGTCCCCGAGTCCCGCGAACCCCGTCACGACCGGGCCTGGCTGGCGCTGGGCATCCTGGGATTGCTGGTGGGGCTGCTCGCCTTCTCGTCCCTGGACCGCATGGTGGCGGCCCTGGGCTGTGCGGCCCTGATGGTGCTCAGCCGCTGCGTCCCGTGGACCATCGCGCGAAAGAATATTCAGTGGCAGGTGCTGATCGTCATCGCCGCGGCCATCGGCATCGGCCGCACCATGGAGCACACGGGGGTGGCCGCCGCCGCGGCGGCGGCGATCATCGACCTGTTTTCGGGCCTGGGTCCCCACGGTCTGCTGGTAGCGGTCTACCTGGCGACCAGCCTGTTGGCGCAACTCGTATCGAACAACGGGGCCGCCGTCCTGATGTTCCCGGTGGCCATGAGCGTGGCGGCGAGTGCCGACGTCTCGCCCCTGCCCTTCGTGATCTGCCTGATGTCCGCGGCGGCATGTTCATTCATCACACCCATCGCCTACCAGACCAACCTGATGGTCTACGGCCCCGGCGGCTATCGTTTTACGGACTACACCCGGGTGGGCCTTCCGCTGACGCTGATCGTCTGCGCCATCGCCACCGCCATCGCGCCACGGGTCTTTCCCTTCTGA
- the cysN gene encoding sulfate adenylyltransferase subunit CysN — translation MGGKPELLAQDERKDLLRLVTAGSVDDGKSTLIGRLLYESKGIYEDQLAAVERASGRAGSTRQSLDLALVTDGLKAEREQGITIDVAYRYFSTPRRKFIIADTPGHEQYTRNMATGASTANLAIVLVDARNGVLTQSRRHAFIASLLGIPHVVVTVNKMDLVGYSEPVFDGIVADFSDFAARLEINDVTFIPISALVGDNVVERSEAMPWYQGPTLLGHLETVHVASDRNLIDLRLPVQYVSRPDSGFRGYMGTVASGIVRPGDEIMVLPSGHRSRVRQVLGVDGALEEGFPPLPVTVTLEDEIDISRGDMLVHPRNVPQVDRRFEAMLVWMGEESLRPGAQYLVKHATRLTPAVVDTVRYRIDVNSLHRVEADTLGLNEIGRVLVELARPVAFDPYARNRTTGSFIVIDKVTHNTVAAGMILDREASDLVVDDARRTTAAPSELLSEQESQVSSAERRQRLGHGAATVWLTGLTGSGKTTIAYALERRLFDEGCACQVLDGENARLSFSMDLGFSADDRAENNRRAAEVARLFNEAGLISICAFLSPYEEERRRAREIVGGERFIEVYLAAPVEVCRARTPEGLYEKAERGEIRHFPGVSAPYEVPVGPDLVLATDRQDVEACVEAIVAALRQRGVLSR, via the coding sequence ATGGGCGGCAAGCCGGAACTGCTGGCTCAGGACGAGCGCAAGGATCTGCTGCGGCTGGTGACGGCCGGCAGCGTCGACGACGGCAAGAGCACCCTGATCGGCCGCCTGCTCTACGAGTCGAAGGGGATCTACGAAGACCAGCTCGCCGCGGTGGAGCGGGCCTCGGGACGCGCCGGCTCGACCCGGCAGAGCCTCGATCTGGCCCTGGTCACCGATGGCCTGAAAGCGGAGCGGGAGCAGGGCATCACCATCGATGTGGCCTATCGCTATTTCTCCACACCCCGGCGCAAGTTCATCATCGCCGACACCCCGGGTCATGAGCAATACACCCGCAACATGGCCACCGGCGCCTCCACGGCGAACCTGGCCATCGTGCTGGTCGATGCCCGCAACGGGGTGTTGACCCAGTCCCGTCGCCACGCCTTCATCGCTTCCCTGCTGGGGATTCCCCACGTGGTGGTGACGGTGAACAAGATGGACCTGGTGGGTTACTCCGAGCCGGTCTTCGACGGGATCGTCGCGGATTTCAGCGACTTCGCCGCGCGGCTGGAGATCAACGACGTCACCTTCATTCCGATTTCCGCGTTGGTGGGGGACAACGTGGTCGAGCGCAGCGAGGCCATGCCCTGGTACCAGGGGCCGACGCTGCTGGGACACCTCGAGACCGTCCACGTGGCTTCCGATCGCAACCTGATCGACCTGCGTCTGCCGGTGCAGTACGTCTCCCGGCCGGACTCGGGTTTTCGGGGCTATATGGGCACGGTCGCCTCCGGTATCGTGCGGCCGGGGGACGAAATCATGGTGCTGCCTTCGGGGCACCGCAGCCGTGTGCGGCAGGTGCTGGGGGTGGATGGCGCGCTCGAAGAGGGTTTTCCGCCCCTGCCGGTGACCGTCACCCTGGAAGACGAGATCGACATCAGTCGCGGAGACATGCTGGTCCATCCGCGCAACGTTCCCCAGGTGGATCGCCGTTTCGAGGCGATGCTCGTCTGGATGGGCGAGGAAAGCCTGCGTCCCGGCGCCCAGTACCTGGTCAAGCACGCCACGCGTTTGACCCCGGCGGTGGTCGACACGGTGCGCTACCGCATCGACGTCAATAGCCTGCACCGGGTGGAGGCGGACACTCTCGGCTTGAACGAGATCGGGCGCGTGCTGGTGGAACTGGCGCGACCGGTGGCCTTCGATCCCTACGCCCGCAACCGTACCACCGGCTCGTTCATCGTGATCGACAAGGTCACCCACAACACGGTGGCGGCCGGCATGATTCTCGACCGGGAGGCCAGTGACCTGGTCGTCGACGATGCGCGGCGGACCACGGCGGCGCCCAGCGAACTGCTCAGCGAACAGGAAAGCCAGGTCAGTTCCGCCGAGCGCCGCCAACGCCTGGGGCATGGCGCCGCCACGGTCTGGCTGACGGGATTGACCGGCTCGGGGAAGACCACCATCGCCTACGCCCTCGAGCGCAGGCTCTTCGACGAGGGCTGCGCCTGCCAGGTCCTGGACGGCGAGAACGCCCGCCTGAGCTTCAGCATGGACCTGGGCTTTTCCGCCGATGACCGGGCCGAGAACAATCGCCGGGCCGCGGAGGTGGCTCGGCTGTTCAACGAGGCGGGATTGATCTCGATCTGCGCCTTCCTCTCGCCCTACGAGGAGGAGCGGCGTCGGGCCCGGGAGATTGTCGGCGGTGAGCGTTTCATCGAGGTCTACCTGGCCGCGCCTGTCGAGGTCTGCCGCGCACGGACCCCCGAGGGGCTGTATGAGAAGGCGGAGCGGGGCGAGATCCGCCATTTCCCCGGTGTCAGCGCTCCCTACGAGGTCCCCGTCGGCCCCGACCTGGTGCTGGCCACCGACCGGCAGGACGTGGAGGCCTGCGTCGAGGCCATCGTCGCCGCTCTCCGTCAGCGCGGCGTCCTCAGCCGCTGA
- the cysD gene encoding sulfate adenylyltransferase subunit CysD: MTSYNLSHLRQLEAESIHIMREVVAECENPVMLYSVGKDSSVLVRLAQKAFAPGPIPFPLLHIDTTFKFREMIEFRDRFCREIGARLIVKTNHEALARIGPPEKWDCTLCADLLKTQALVRALQEGGYDAAFGGARRDEEKSRAKERVLSFRDKFQQWDPKNQRPELWNLYNTRHGKDESFRVFPLSNWTELDVWHYIYAEQIPIPPLYFAKARPVVRRDGMLLLAGELIQPLPGEKVETAMVRFRTLGCQLCTGAVESDATTLEQIIEETMLARKSERENRAVDQDREGSMEEKKKEGYF, from the coding sequence GTGACTTCCTACAATCTCTCTCATCTCCGGCAGCTCGAGGCCGAGAGCATTCACATCATGCGCGAGGTGGTCGCCGAGTGCGAGAACCCGGTGATGCTCTACTCGGTGGGTAAGGACTCGTCGGTGCTGGTGCGGCTGGCCCAGAAGGCCTTCGCGCCGGGGCCGATCCCCTTTCCGCTGCTCCATATCGACACGACCTTCAAGTTCCGCGAGATGATCGAGTTTCGCGACCGCTTCTGCCGTGAGATCGGCGCCAGGCTGATCGTCAAGACCAACCACGAGGCGCTGGCCCGGATCGGGCCGCCGGAGAAATGGGATTGCACGCTCTGCGCCGACCTGCTCAAGACCCAGGCCCTGGTCCGGGCGCTCCAGGAGGGCGGCTATGACGCCGCCTTCGGCGGGGCGCGGCGGGACGAGGAAAAGTCCCGGGCCAAGGAGCGGGTGCTTTCCTTCCGGGACAAGTTTCAGCAGTGGGATCCGAAGAATCAGCGCCCGGAGCTGTGGAACCTCTACAACACCCGCCACGGCAAGGACGAATCCTTCCGGGTCTTCCCCCTGTCCAACTGGACGGAGCTGGATGTCTGGCATTACATCTACGCCGAGCAGATCCCGATTCCACCGCTCTACTTCGCCAAAGCCCGCCCGGTGGTCCGCCGCGACGGCATGCTTCTGCTGGCCGGTGAGCTGATCCAGCCCTTGCCGGGCGAAAAAGTCGAGACCGCGATGGTGCGTTTCCGGACCCTCGGCTGCCAGCTCTGCACGGGAGCCGTCGAATCCGACGCCACCACCCTCGAGCAGATCATCGAGGAAACCATGCTGGCGCGGAAGAGCGAGCGCGAGAACCGAGCCGTGGACCAGGACCGGGAAGGCTCGATGGAAGAGAAGAAGAAAGAAGGCTACTTCTGA
- the cysC gene encoding adenylyl-sulfate kinase, protein MNEPESRNLTWHPEAIEPGARRRLLGQKGCVVWLTGLSGSGKSTIARATEKMLIEAGHAAYVLDGDNLRHGLNGDLGFEPKDRQENIRRVGEVAALFADAGLIALVSLISPYARDRRRARQAAGAGRFLEVFVDADLATCEERDPKGLYRRARAGEIAGFTGIDAPYEAPESPDLVLHSAEQSVEQGAREIVRELSRRGLLEAPPAGEEVR, encoded by the coding sequence GTGAACGAGCCCGAATCCCGCAACCTGACCTGGCATCCCGAGGCCATCGAGCCGGGGGCCCGCCGGCGCCTGCTCGGCCAGAAGGGCTGCGTGGTCTGGCTGACCGGGCTGTCGGGTTCGGGGAAGAGCACCATCGCCCGGGCCACCGAGAAGATGCTGATCGAGGCGGGCCACGCGGCCTACGTGCTCGATGGCGACAACCTGCGTCACGGACTCAATGGCGACCTGGGTTTCGAGCCGAAAGATCGCCAAGAGAACATCCGCCGGGTCGGAGAAGTCGCCGCGCTCTTTGCCGACGCGGGGCTGATCGCCCTGGTCTCCCTCATCTCGCCCTATGCCCGGGATCGACGGCGGGCCCGCCAGGCGGCGGGGGCGGGGCGTTTTCTGGAGGTCTTCGTCGATGCGGACCTGGCCACCTGCGAAGAGCGGGACCCCAAGGGGCTCTACCGGCGGGCCCGGGCGGGGGAAATCGCCGGTTTCACGGGTATCGACGCGCCCTACGAGGCGCCGGAATCTCCCGACCTGGTCCTGCACAGCGCCGAGCAGAGTGTCGAGCAGGGGGCGCGGGAGATCGTTCGTGAGTTGAGCCGCCGCGGCCTGCTCGAGGCGCCACCGGCCGGCGAGGAGGTACGGTGA
- a CDS encoding galactose-1-phosphate uridylyltransferase, producing MSELRHDPINRRWVAVALERSRRPGDFDFAPPVPETDEPPCDFCPGHESSTPPELHALRDSGEPNGPGWMVRVVPNRTPVLAIEGDLDRKAVGLYDRMRGVGAHEIVIETPDHRLRPAETPRLQLAAALAASRLRMADLMNDGRFKYALLFRNYGVAAGATVHHPNQQIVATPVTPLRVSRQLSSARSYYHIKERCLFCDIIDQELADGARLVQVDEAFVTFAPYASRFPYELHVYPRRHQYQFVHADEATLEALSAHLQQVFRRLDVVLGNPPLNWMLINAPNTRAAAPRAGFWVTLAHDFHWHLEILPRLTPLAGFEWGTGLYINPTAPEDAAAFLRDALDRDHSA from the coding sequence ATGAGCGAACTGAGACACGATCCGATCAACCGGCGCTGGGTCGCCGTGGCCCTCGAGCGTTCCCGGAGGCCGGGTGACTTCGATTTCGCGCCCCCGGTGCCCGAGACGGACGAGCCGCCCTGCGACTTCTGCCCCGGCCACGAATCGTCCACCCCCCCCGAGCTGCATGCCCTGCGGGACAGCGGCGAGCCCAATGGCCCCGGCTGGATGGTCCGCGTGGTTCCGAACCGGACGCCGGTCCTCGCCATCGAGGGAGACCTCGATCGCAAGGCCGTGGGCCTCTACGACCGCATGCGGGGCGTGGGAGCCCACGAAATCGTGATCGAAACCCCGGACCACCGGCTGCGGCCGGCGGAAACGCCGCGCCTGCAGCTCGCCGCCGCCCTCGCCGCCAGCCGTCTTCGCATGGCCGACCTGATGAACGACGGCCGCTTCAAATACGCGCTGCTCTTCCGCAACTACGGTGTCGCCGCGGGAGCCACGGTCCATCACCCCAACCAGCAGATCGTGGCCACGCCGGTCACGCCCCTGCGGGTCAGTCGCCAGCTCAGCTCGGCCCGCAGCTACTACCACATCAAAGAGCGCTGCCTGTTCTGCGACATCATCGACCAGGAGCTGGCCGACGGCGCGCGGTTGGTGCAAGTGGACGAGGCTTTCGTCACTTTCGCACCCTACGCCTCCCGTTTTCCCTACGAACTACACGTCTATCCCCGCCGGCACCAGTACCAGTTCGTCCATGCCGACGAGGCGACCCTCGAGGCCCTCTCGGCCCACCTCCAGCAGGTCTTCCGACGCCTCGACGTGGTGCTCGGCAATCCGCCGCTGAACTGGATGCTGATCAACGCACCCAACACCCGGGCGGCGGCTCCCCGGGCGGGATTCTGGGTGACCCTGGCGCACGACTTCCACTGGCACCTGGAGATCCTGCCCCGGCTGACCCCCCTGGCGGGATTCGAATGGGGTACGGGGCTCTACATCAACCCCACCGCACCGGAAGACGCCGCCGCCTTCCTGCGCGACGCGCTGGATCGCGATCACTCCGCCTGA
- a CDS encoding pyridoxal phosphate-dependent aminotransferase, protein MSCVSRAVTTRLERASWIRRMFEEGARLKKELGADKVFDFTLGNPEVEPPPVVQRALGRVLDGAAPGQHAYMPNAGFPAVRARLAEQLSRKTGLDYDEHHVLMTVGAGGALNTVLKALLDPGDEVILLAPYFVEYGFYVANHGGRVVLVETDEDFQLDIPAIEAALTARTKAILLNSPNNPTGVIYSAESLAALDAMLRRRAPDVVVISDEPYKALTFDGLEAPEVPACIERCVIATSWSKALAIPGERIGYLAISPRIPAARQLFDACCFTQRTLGFVNAPALWQRVVGEVGLDDTVEIGPYQEKRDLLWEGLTRMGYHCVRPSGAFYLFPRTPDPDDVAFVRRLQEEGILAVPGSGFGRGGHMRLALTVPRETIERSLPGFGKALRAGA, encoded by the coding sequence ATGTCTTGTGTATCCCGGGCTGTGACCACCCGGCTGGAACGGGCGTCGTGGATCCGCCGGATGTTCGAAGAAGGCGCGCGGCTGAAAAAAGAGCTTGGCGCCGACAAGGTCTTCGACTTCACCCTGGGCAATCCCGAGGTGGAGCCGCCCCCGGTGGTCCAGCGGGCCCTGGGCCGGGTGCTCGACGGTGCCGCGCCCGGGCAGCACGCCTACATGCCCAACGCGGGATTCCCAGCTGTGCGCGCGAGGCTGGCCGAACAGCTCAGCCGGAAGACCGGTCTCGACTACGACGAGCACCACGTGCTGATGACCGTCGGTGCGGGAGGAGCGCTCAATACGGTGCTCAAGGCCCTGCTCGACCCTGGGGACGAGGTGATTCTGCTCGCTCCCTACTTCGTCGAATATGGTTTTTACGTGGCCAACCACGGGGGGCGGGTGGTGCTGGTGGAAACCGACGAGGATTTCCAGCTCGACATTCCGGCCATCGAGGCCGCCCTCACGGCGCGCACCAAGGCCATCCTGCTCAATTCCCCGAACAATCCCACCGGTGTGATCTACAGCGCCGAGAGCCTTGCGGCCCTCGACGCCATGCTTCGCCGCCGCGCTCCCGACGTGGTGGTGATCAGCGACGAGCCCTACAAGGCGCTGACCTTCGACGGACTCGAGGCGCCGGAGGTGCCGGCCTGCATCGAGCGCTGCGTGATCGCCACGTCCTGGTCCAAGGCGCTGGCGATTCCCGGTGAGCGCATCGGCTACCTGGCGATTTCCCCGCGCATCCCCGCTGCCCGTCAGCTCTTCGACGCCTGCTGCTTTACCCAGCGGACCCTGGGGTTCGTCAACGCCCCGGCCCTTTGGCAGCGAGTGGTGGGGGAAGTGGGTCTCGACGACACGGTGGAGATCGGTCCCTACCAGGAAAAACGGGACCTCCTGTGGGAGGGGCTGACCCGGATGGGCTACCACTGTGTGCGACCCTCCGGGGCCTTCTACCTCTTTCCGCGGACTCCCGATCCCGACGACGTGGCTTTCGTGCGGCGCCTCCAGGAGGAGGGGATCCTGGCCGTTCCCGGCTCCGGCTTCGGGAGAGGCGGACACATGCGCCTGGCCCTCACGGTGCCCCGGGAAACCATCGAGCGCTCCCTCCCCGGCTTCGGGAAGGCCCTGCGCGCCGGGGCCTGA
- a CDS encoding Fur family transcriptional regulator: protein MSQRQPSSSGGSILVDRMRAHGVRVTSPRRAIARVLETAEDHLDVEEITVRARRLDPSVHRATVYRTLGLLKELGLVDELDLLHMRGDRHFYEIRSGGQHAHVICTACGAVLEPGGAIMERCVDRLREATGYAIAFYRLEAGGLCPECSRRQSAEEA from the coding sequence ATGAGCCAGCGCCAGCCGTCGTCATCCGGAGGGTCGATTCTGGTCGACCGCATGAGGGCCCATGGCGTGCGTGTGACCTCCCCCAGGCGGGCCATCGCTCGCGTGCTGGAGACGGCCGAGGACCACCTGGACGTGGAAGAAATCACCGTTCGGGCGCGTCGGCTGGACCCCAGCGTGCACCGGGCGACGGTCTACCGGACCCTTGGACTGCTCAAGGAGCTGGGCCTGGTGGACGAGCTCGACCTGCTGCACATGCGGGGCGATCGGCACTTCTACGAGATTCGCTCCGGCGGTCAGCACGCCCACGTGATCTGCACGGCTTGCGGCGCCGTGCTCGAGCCGGGAGGGGCCATCATGGAGCGCTGCGTCGATCGGCTCCGGGAGGCCACCGGTTATGCCATCGCTTTCTACCGGCTCGAGGCCGGGGGGCTGTGCCCCGAGTGCAGCCGCCGGCAGAGCGCGGAAGAGGCCTGA
- a CDS encoding D-sedoheptulose 7-phosphate isomerase, protein MNRSQILKIAEEHSFLVNRFFDRCAEDVSRVATRIVRCVQQGGKILLFGNGGSAADAQHIAAELTGRFEKDRPAVAAIALTCDTSALTAIANDTGFEQIFSRQIEALGRKGDLAIAISTSGQSPNVIQGVRTAREHDIETIGLLGREGGELRAMVDHAIVVGAQKTSRIQEIHILLGHILCEAVETELFQPR, encoded by the coding sequence ATGAACCGTAGCCAGATCCTCAAGATCGCCGAAGAACATTCCTTTCTCGTCAACCGCTTCTTCGACCGCTGCGCCGAGGACGTCAGCCGCGTCGCCACGCGCATCGTCCGCTGCGTTCAGCAAGGCGGGAAGATCCTGCTCTTCGGTAACGGCGGCTCGGCCGCCGACGCCCAGCACATCGCCGCCGAGCTGACCGGCCGCTTCGAGAAAGATCGCCCCGCCGTGGCCGCCATCGCCTTGACCTGCGATACCTCGGCCCTGACGGCGATCGCCAACGACACCGGCTTCGAGCAGATCTTCTCGCGCCAGATCGAAGCCCTCGGCCGCAAGGGCGACCTGGCCATCGCCATCAGCACCTCCGGCCAGTCGCCCAACGTGATCCAGGGCGTCCGCACCGCCCGCGAACACGACATCGAGACCATCGGCTTGCTCGGCCGTGAAGGCGGCGAGCTGCGCGCGATGGTGGATCACGCCATCGTCGTCGGCGCCCAGAAGACCTCCCGCATCCAGGAAATCCACATCCTGCTCGGGCATATCCTCTGCGAGGCCGTGGAGACCGAGCTCTTTCAGCCCCGGTGA